In Phaeobacter piscinae, one genomic interval encodes:
- a CDS encoding branched-chain amino acid ABC transporter permease, producing the protein MRIQFKTSYDHDIRLFPDRHSLIVYGALIALALVLPLLINEFYIGEVTNVLIWAIAGLGLMLLTGQTGQASLGHAAFLAIGCYANTILIEQGLPFVVAFPLAGVITGIVGGIIAIPALRLHGIYLAIATIALSILADDIIVLLEPWTGGVSGKFPDVIRLFGIEIERWTMPVRFYYLVLGVTVICTLFYRNLLRSPLGRAFAAVRDSEVSATAMGVHIARTKATAFGLSCMITGWAGALMGYYAGAFNNETFSLVISITLLMMIVIGGLGSIHGAFFGAVVVAFLPQGLSILKDSVLGSGVAIPGLETGVFGMILILFILFEPMGLYGRWLKIRIWFELFPFARKDMFRRQKSYLKTERLR; encoded by the coding sequence ATGCGGATCCAGTTCAAAACCAGCTACGACCACGATATCCGCCTGTTTCCCGACCGTCACAGCCTCATCGTTTATGGCGCATTGATCGCATTGGCACTGGTGCTGCCGCTGCTGATCAATGAGTTCTACATTGGCGAAGTCACAAATGTTCTGATCTGGGCAATAGCAGGTCTGGGACTGATGTTGCTAACCGGGCAGACCGGTCAGGCCAGCCTTGGCCACGCCGCGTTTCTGGCAATTGGCTGCTATGCCAATACCATCCTGATTGAACAAGGGCTGCCTTTTGTTGTGGCGTTTCCGCTGGCTGGGGTGATTACCGGGATCGTCGGGGGCATCATCGCCATTCCGGCGCTGCGTCTGCACGGGATCTACCTTGCTATTGCGACGATTGCCCTGTCGATCCTTGCCGATGATATCATCGTTTTGCTGGAACCCTGGACCGGTGGTGTCTCGGGTAAGTTCCCTGATGTGATCCGCCTGTTCGGTATTGAGATCGAGCGTTGGACGATGCCGGTCCGGTTCTACTATCTTGTGCTCGGTGTCACGGTAATCTGTACGTTGTTTTATCGAAACCTGCTGCGCTCACCGCTTGGCCGGGCCTTTGCCGCAGTGCGCGACAGTGAGGTCAGCGCCACCGCGATGGGGGTTCATATCGCCCGCACCAAGGCGACCGCTTTCGGGCTGAGCTGCATGATCACCGGTTGGGCCGGGGCGTTGATGGGCTACTACGCTGGCGCTTTCAACAATGAAACATTTTCCCTGGTGATCTCCATCACCTTGTTGATGATGATCGTCATCGGGGGGCTTGGGTCCATCCATGGCGCGTTCTTTGGCGCGGTGGTGGTTGCGTTCCTGCCGCAGGGGCTGTCGATCCTGAAGGACAGCGTGCTGGGCAGTGGTGTTGCCATTCCGGGGCTGGAAACCGGCGTCTTCGGGATGATCCTAATCCTGTTCATCCTGTTTGAACCAATGGGCCTCTATGGGCGCTGGCTGAAGATCCGTATCTGGTTTGAGCTGTTCCCCTTTGCCCGCAAAGACATGTTCCGCCGCCAGAAATCCTATCTCAAGACGGAGCGCCTCAGATGA
- a CDS encoding ABC transporter ATP-binding protein gives MGAALLDIRNLESFYGPIMAIRGVSLSVEAGQIVTVLGANGAGKSTLLKTISGIMDPEKGSVSFDGEEIQGEEPHRIVRRGIVHVPEGREVFPLLTVEENLTLGAYTRRDQAEIERDRQMVFDYFPILAERRHQEAGTLSGGQQQMLAIGRGLMLRPRIMLLDEPSLGLSPLLVQEIFGILKRLNRDEGVTMMLVEQNARIALELAHVGYVMEIGRIVMDGSADRLMESEDIKSFYLGHQEAGQRSEKRWKRKKTWR, from the coding sequence ATGGGGGCAGCCTTGTTGGACATCCGCAATCTGGAGAGTTTCTACGGCCCCATCATGGCCATTCGCGGTGTCTCCCTGTCGGTGGAGGCTGGTCAGATCGTCACTGTTCTGGGTGCAAATGGGGCCGGGAAATCGACGCTGCTAAAGACAATTTCTGGGATCATGGATCCTGAAAAGGGCAGTGTCAGCTTTGATGGTGAAGAGATCCAAGGCGAGGAGCCACACCGCATTGTCCGGCGCGGCATCGTGCATGTGCCGGAGGGACGGGAGGTTTTCCCCCTGTTGACTGTTGAGGAAAACCTGACACTGGGCGCCTACACCCGCCGGGATCAAGCGGAGATCGAGCGTGATCGCCAGATGGTGTTTGACTATTTTCCCATTCTGGCGGAACGGCGCCACCAGGAGGCCGGGACGTTGTCCGGCGGTCAGCAGCAGATGCTGGCGATTGGCCGCGGCCTGATGCTGCGCCCGCGGATCATGCTTCTGGATGAGCCAAGCCTGGGGTTGTCGCCGCTACTGGTGCAGGAGATTTTTGGCATCCTCAAACGGCTGAACCGTGATGAGGGGGTGACCATGATGTTGGTGGAACAGAACGCGCGTATCGCGCTTGAACTGGCTCATGTCGGTTATGTCATGGAAATCGGGCGCATTGTCATGGACGGCAGCGCCGACCGGCTGATGGAGAGCGAGGATATCAAATCCTTCTATCTGGGCCATCAGGAGGCGGGCCAACGCAGTGAAAAACGCTGGAAGCGCAAGAAGACATGGCGCTGA
- a CDS encoding AMP-dependent synthetase/ligase, which translates to MGMTVTQTVVAADRRAEQDGATAPLPQVVLNGASYNATPGQRPVMVDRCDTVAKLFALRCRTLGPRTAHREKDMGIWKAYSWQDYWDHAEKIGLGLMALGLERGEVVSILSEDRKEWLYLDMGIQGAGAIASGVYTTDSAQQLVYLVNDSGSRFLVVENDEQLDKFLEIEAEVPHLRWVIILDRDGLHDLRHEKCLFLDQLYDQGAAYKIANPTAFEDAVARSRPDDTALLIYTSGTTGLPKGAMLSHENILATMESGARSLECYATDEQLCFLPLCHILERNVSVYLPMAAGSTVNFAESPETVFDNIQEVSPATFFAVPRVWEKVYSRVLVLAQEATWLGRWAFNRAVAAGAARANYVLAAKPVPSGIALRYRIWDLLVLRNLRRMLGLDRLRRGGTGAAPISPELLRWYWSIGVPLIEGYGMTENAGLTAANRVLSHRPGTVGQAVPGVEIRIAPDGEIQLWGLNNFQGYWNKPEKTAETYTEDGWLRTGDVGQLDDAGFLTITGRIKDIIITAGGKNITPAEIESRLKFSHYISDAVVIGDRRKFLTCLIMIDQENVEKFAQDRKIPFSDFASLCAAEQVVDLIRGEVDAVNRDFARVEQIKDFRLINVLLTAEDDELTATMKLKRGLVEKKHKHLIDQMY; encoded by the coding sequence ATGGGAATGACGGTGACACAGACAGTGGTGGCGGCAGATCGCAGAGCAGAGCAGGATGGGGCAACGGCCCCGTTGCCTCAGGTCGTGCTGAACGGTGCCAGCTACAACGCAACGCCCGGACAACGGCCGGTCATGGTGGATCGCTGCGATACGGTGGCGAAGCTCTTTGCACTGCGCTGCCGCACGCTTGGTCCCCGCACCGCGCACCGAGAGAAGGACATGGGCATCTGGAAGGCCTATTCCTGGCAAGATTATTGGGACCACGCTGAGAAGATCGGCCTCGGCCTGATGGCGCTTGGGTTGGAGCGCGGCGAAGTTGTCTCAATCCTCAGCGAAGATCGCAAGGAATGGCTCTACCTCGATATGGGTATTCAGGGCGCCGGGGCAATTGCCTCGGGGGTCTACACCACGGATTCAGCGCAGCAGCTGGTCTATCTGGTCAACGACAGCGGCAGCCGGTTTCTGGTGGTGGAGAATGACGAACAGCTGGACAAGTTTCTGGAGATTGAGGCGGAGGTTCCGCACCTGCGCTGGGTGATCATTCTGGACCGCGACGGGCTGCATGATCTCCGGCATGAAAAATGTCTGTTTCTCGATCAGCTCTATGATCAGGGGGCAGCCTATAAAATCGCCAATCCAACGGCGTTTGAGGATGCGGTGGCGCGATCTCGACCGGATGATACTGCGCTGCTGATCTATACCTCGGGCACCACGGGTCTGCCTAAGGGCGCCATGCTGAGCCATGAGAATATTCTGGCCACGATGGAGTCAGGTGCGCGGTCGCTGGAGTGTTATGCCACGGATGAACAGCTGTGTTTCCTGCCGCTGTGCCATATTCTTGAGCGCAACGTCTCGGTCTATCTGCCGATGGCGGCGGGCAGTACGGTCAACTTCGCCGAAAGCCCGGAGACGGTCTTTGACAATATTCAGGAAGTCTCGCCTGCAACCTTCTTTGCGGTGCCGCGTGTCTGGGAGAAAGTCTATTCCCGCGTTCTGGTGCTGGCGCAGGAGGCAACCTGGCTGGGTCGCTGGGCCTTTAACCGGGCGGTGGCGGCGGGCGCGGCGCGGGCCAACTATGTGCTGGCCGCGAAACCCGTCCCGAGCGGCATCGCGCTGCGCTACCGTATCTGGGATCTGCTGGTCCTGCGGAATCTGCGGCGGATGCTGGGGCTGGACCGGTTGCGCCGGGGCGGTACGGGGGCGGCCCCGATCTCACCTGAGTTGCTGCGCTGGTACTGGTCGATCGGGGTGCCTCTGATCGAAGGTTACGGGATGACCGAAAACGCCGGGCTAACCGCAGCCAATCGGGTTTTGTCGCATCGTCCAGGCACTGTTGGTCAGGCAGTGCCAGGCGTCGAGATCCGCATCGCGCCGGATGGCGAAATTCAGCTTTGGGGGCTGAACAATTTCCAGGGCTACTGGAACAAGCCTGAAAAAACCGCTGAAACCTATACTGAGGACGGCTGGTTGCGCACAGGAGACGTCGGACAGCTGGATGATGCAGGTTTCTTAACCATCACCGGGCGGATCAAGGACATTATCATCACTGCTGGTGGGAAGAATATCACCCCGGCGGAAATCGAGAGCCGACTAAAATTCAGCCACTATATTTCCGATGCAGTGGTGATTGGTGATCGGCGTAAATTCCTGACCTGCCTGATTATGATTGATCAGGAGAACGTCGAGAAATTTGCCCAGGATCGAAAAATCCCGTTTAGTGATTTTGCCTCGCTCTGTGCGGCGGAACAGGTGGTTGATCTGATCCGGGGGGAGGTCGATGCGGTGAACAGGGATTTTGCGCGCGTCGAACAGATCAAGGATTTTCGCCTGATCAATGTCCTGCTGACGGCTGAGGATGACGAGCTGACCGCAACGATGAAGCTGAAACGCGGGCTGGTGGAGAAAAAGCACAAGCACCTGATTGACCAGATGTACTGA
- a CDS encoding ABC transporter substrate-binding protein yields the protein MKTWTAKLVGVALAAGLAPQAMADTQGVSDSEIVLGSVNDLSGIFAAVGVPAVNGANLRFEEANANGGVHGRQLRFVVEDNGYQIPRAMQGYNKLLNRDQVFAMLLSLGTPMNIAGFKLLDPKGIPNISPLTAARQMLQDPVDNKFIGFSSYYDQVRAGVSYLAEEFDAKEVCSMYIPSDFGKEIKEGSADIAADLGLRFAAETTHKPDELDFVGSLTKLKAEGCDVVTMALGVRQGITVVGTAKKLGWTDVKFLNTSAGFLEVVAAVPGGVTDGLYAAAGWADLIARADDEVPAKFMADYEAKFGQPAGGFAMLGYSAANTVVNALEAAGPELTHESFIKGMESLDFFDALTDTQITYGPDDHRGADVIVISVVENGVWKELSRK from the coding sequence ATGAAGACATGGACAGCGAAGCTTGTCGGGGTAGCTCTGGCAGCGGGGCTTGCGCCGCAGGCGATGGCGGACACTCAGGGCGTCAGCGACAGCGAAATCGTGTTGGGGTCAGTCAATGACCTAAGCGGGATCTTTGCCGCGGTGGGCGTGCCTGCTGTAAATGGCGCCAATCTACGTTTCGAGGAAGCCAATGCAAATGGCGGGGTCCATGGCCGTCAGCTCCGTTTCGTGGTGGAAGACAATGGCTACCAGATCCCGCGGGCGATGCAGGGCTACAACAAGCTTCTGAACCGCGATCAGGTGTTTGCGATGCTGTTGTCGCTTGGCACACCGATGAATATCGCCGGTTTTAAACTGCTCGACCCGAAGGGCATTCCCAACATCAGCCCGCTGACCGCTGCGCGACAGATGCTGCAGGACCCGGTGGACAACAAATTTATCGGCTTTTCCAGCTACTATGATCAGGTGCGGGCCGGGGTGAGCTATCTGGCAGAGGAGTTCGATGCCAAGGAAGTCTGCTCCATGTATATCCCGTCCGACTTTGGCAAGGAGATCAAGGAGGGCAGTGCGGATATTGCCGCCGACCTGGGCCTGCGCTTCGCTGCTGAGACGACGCACAAACCGGATGAGTTGGATTTTGTTGGCTCCCTCACCAAGCTGAAGGCGGAAGGGTGCGATGTCGTCACCATGGCGCTTGGCGTGCGGCAGGGGATCACCGTGGTTGGCACGGCCAAGAAACTGGGTTGGACAGATGTGAAATTCCTCAACACCTCTGCCGGATTTCTTGAGGTGGTGGCCGCCGTACCGGGCGGCGTGACAGACGGGTTATATGCGGCGGCAGGCTGGGCCGATCTGATCGCCCGGGCCGATGATGAAGTGCCCGCCAAGTTTATGGCGGATTATGAGGCCAAGTTCGGCCAGCCCGCCGGTGGCTTTGCCATGCTTGGATATAGCGCTGCCAATACCGTGGTGAACGCGCTGGAGGCGGCGGGCCCCGAGCTGACGCATGAGAGCTTTATCAAGGGGATGGAAAGCCTCGATTTCTTTGATGCGCTGACTGACACACAGATCACCTATGGTCCTGATGACCATCGCGGTGCCGATGTCATTGTTATTTCGGTGGTTGAAAACGGCGTCTGGAAAGAGTTGAGCCGGAAGTAA
- a CDS encoding ABC transporter ATP-binding protein: MSLLEIEHATLKFGGVVAVNDLSFSVEEGEVYAIVGPNGAGKSTVFNLISRFYQPHSGRLSFDGQDLLQSKADAVADLGIARTFQNIELFDHATVLQNLLVGRHRHRRSTLMEELFFSPRVRREERRHRAAVEEVIDFLDLQAYRDKMIAGLPYGVRKVVELGRALASGPRLLLLDEPASGLSVEETQDMRWWIDDIRKQMGITVLMVEHDMGLVSSVSDRVLALADGAKLAEGTPAEVQANPAVIEAYLGAGAV, encoded by the coding sequence ATGAGCCTGTTGGAGATTGAACATGCGACGCTGAAATTTGGCGGCGTGGTGGCGGTGAACGATCTCAGTTTCTCGGTGGAGGAGGGGGAGGTCTATGCCATCGTTGGTCCTAACGGGGCTGGCAAGTCGACGGTTTTCAACCTGATTTCCCGGTTTTACCAACCGCATTCGGGCCGTCTGAGTTTTGACGGGCAGGACTTGCTGCAGTCCAAAGCCGATGCGGTGGCCGACTTGGGCATTGCGCGCACGTTCCAGAATATCGAGCTGTTCGACCATGCGACCGTGTTGCAGAACCTGCTGGTCGGGCGGCATCGCCACCGGCGTAGCACGCTGATGGAGGAGCTGTTCTTTTCTCCGCGCGTTCGGCGCGAAGAGCGCCGCCACCGGGCCGCGGTGGAAGAGGTGATCGACTTCCTCGACCTGCAGGCCTACCGCGACAAGATGATCGCCGGGTTGCCCTATGGGGTGCGCAAGGTGGTTGAACTGGGCCGCGCGCTGGCGTCCGGCCCACGGCTTTTGCTCTTGGATGAGCCCGCCTCCGGCCTGTCGGTTGAAGAAACTCAGGACATGCGCTGGTGGATTGATGATATTCGCAAGCAGATGGGGATCACCGTTCTTATGGTGGAGCACGATATGGGGCTGGTCTCCAGCGTATCGGACCGGGTGCTGGCGCTGGCGGATGGCGCCAAATTGGCGGAAGGAACCCCGGCTGAGGTTCAGGCCAATCCTGCGGTGATTGAGGCCTATTTGGGCGCGGGGGCGGTGTGA